One Kineococcus radiotolerans SRS30216 = ATCC BAA-149 DNA window includes the following coding sequences:
- a CDS encoding glycosyltransferase family 2 protein, with translation MKLSVVIPALNEEPNMPRVLGQIPAEALRQQGWDLEVIVVDNASTDGTARIAAELGAIVVHQPNRGYGNAYHAGFAAATGDVIATGDADCTYPFDALPTLILELELQGFDFMSTNRLGRANHSAMKTSHIVGNHLLTAASKTLFPRSPFRDSQSGMWIFRRAIWEHLDVRSNGMQFSQEIKNEAFLKGFCCGEVSIEYRTRGGQVKLNATKDGLQNGWQLLAHRVRARRVSANASVIVLPEPAVSLENVTTASKALALD, from the coding sequence ATGAAATTGTCCGTAGTCATTCCTGCGCTGAATGAAGAGCCCAACATGCCGCGGGTTCTCGGTCAGATTCCTGCCGAGGCGCTGCGGCAGCAGGGGTGGGACCTGGAAGTGATCGTAGTGGACAACGCCTCGACGGACGGAACGGCGAGAATTGCGGCCGAACTGGGGGCCATCGTGGTCCACCAGCCGAATCGAGGCTACGGAAACGCCTACCACGCAGGTTTCGCCGCAGCGACCGGGGATGTCATCGCTACGGGCGACGCGGACTGCACCTACCCCTTCGATGCGCTCCCCACGTTGATCCTGGAGCTCGAGCTTCAGGGGTTCGATTTCATGTCGACGAATCGACTGGGTCGTGCGAACCATTCCGCGATGAAGACCTCCCACATCGTCGGCAACCACCTCCTGACTGCTGCGAGCAAGACTCTCTTCCCGCGGTCCCCCTTCCGGGACAGTCAGTCGGGGATGTGGATCTTCCGCCGGGCGATCTGGGAGCACCTAGACGTCCGTTCGAACGGGATGCAGTTCTCGCAGGAGATCAAAAACGAGGCGTTCCTCAAGGGCTTTTGTTGCGGAGAGGTCTCGATCGAGTACCGCACTCGTGGCGGTCAGGTGAAGCTCAATGCGACCAAGGACGGACTCCAGAATGGTTGGCAGTTGCTGGCGCACCGGGTCCGCGCCCGTCGCGTCTCGGCGAATGCCTCTGTGATCGTCCTGCCTGAGCCCGCAGTCAGCCTTGAGAACGTCACGACCGCGAGCAAGGCGTTGGCCCTGGACTGA
- a CDS encoding glycosyltransferase family 4 protein: MKVVLISTYFPPHLGGVEVVAADLASALVRAGHDVTVVTTGRSAETGAHEVMDGYRIVRLSAWNGIEERTGIPFPLLSPSALEVLHQLICSADVVHVHDFLYPPCHAGIALTALTGRPLVLSLHVARVPHTNPLTQLAQGLIAASMGRFAVKRAARVIVHNENVAAFAEKLGAPPRRIKLVRTGVSVSEFTPSTHKEKRAALVRFGLPLDRPVVLFVGRLVPKKGYLQVIEATSPDIHLALAGSGSLDGVVDHVTWLGPVARGKLVELYRAASVLVAPYDREPFTLVLQEAMASGIPVITTEEAEYHAAGLGFPAVKFARRTSSALRSAIDEVMGDASLAVTMARAARRYAEENFDKRLHVQAVLEAYVTAVRPRRHHAREGDAEAGLRHH; this comes from the coding sequence TTGAAGGTCGTTCTCATCAGCACGTACTTCCCTCCGCACCTCGGAGGAGTCGAAGTCGTGGCAGCCGATCTCGCTTCGGCCCTTGTCCGCGCCGGTCACGACGTGACCGTCGTGACCACCGGACGCTCCGCCGAGACGGGAGCGCACGAAGTGATGGACGGCTACCGCATCGTCCGGCTCTCCGCTTGGAACGGCATCGAGGAACGCACGGGCATACCGTTCCCCCTCTTGAGTCCATCGGCCCTCGAGGTGCTTCACCAGCTGATCTGTTCCGCCGACGTCGTGCACGTCCACGACTTCCTTTACCCCCCGTGCCACGCAGGGATCGCTCTCACTGCGCTGACGGGCCGACCGCTGGTCCTGAGCCTGCACGTCGCCCGGGTTCCCCACACCAACCCCCTGACTCAACTGGCACAAGGTCTCATCGCCGCCAGCATGGGGAGGTTTGCGGTCAAACGTGCTGCTCGAGTGATCGTGCACAACGAGAACGTCGCCGCTTTCGCCGAAAAGCTGGGAGCCCCTCCCCGCCGGATCAAGCTCGTCCGGACAGGCGTGTCCGTGTCGGAGTTCACCCCCTCCACTCATAAGGAGAAACGCGCCGCCCTCGTGCGCTTCGGGCTACCGCTGGATCGCCCGGTGGTCCTCTTCGTCGGGCGACTGGTTCCGAAGAAGGGGTACCTGCAAGTGATCGAGGCAACGAGCCCCGACATCCACCTGGCGCTGGCAGGCAGTGGGTCACTGGATGGCGTGGTTGATCACGTGACGTGGCTGGGACCGGTCGCGCGGGGCAAACTCGTGGAGTTGTACCGGGCAGCGAGCGTCCTGGTGGCTCCTTACGATCGTGAACCGTTCACTCTCGTGCTCCAGGAAGCCATGGCCAGCGGCATCCCCGTCATCACTACCGAAGAAGCGGAGTACCACGCTGCCGGCTTGGGCTTCCCTGCCGTCAAATTCGCTCGACGAACCAGCTCTGCCCTTCGGTCGGCCATCGACGAGGTCATGGGGGACGCTTCCTTGGCGGTCACCATGGCCCGAGCGGCTCGCCGCTACGCCGAAGAAAACTTCGACAAGAGGTTGCACGTACAGGCCGTGCTGGAAGCCTACGTCACGGCGGTCCGTCCGCGACGGCATCACGCGCGTGAAGGCGACGCTGAGGCTGGGCTTCGGCACCATTGA
- the pth gene encoding aminoacyl-tRNA hydrolase, with the protein MSDAWLVVGLGNPGAEYERTRHNVGQMVLDELASRTRGSFKRHRTGARTAEVRLGVAPGGAPGPRVVLAAPTSYMNVSGGPVAGLAKYFDVDVEHLVVVHDELDVPFGSVRLKRGGGEGGHNGLRSISKSLGDKDYARVRVGIGRPPGRQDPADFVLKEFSSTEKKDMPFLVMDAADAVEELVIKGFEAAQQKFHAPA; encoded by the coding sequence GTGAGCGACGCCTGGCTCGTCGTCGGCTTGGGCAACCCCGGCGCCGAGTACGAGCGCACCCGGCACAACGTCGGCCAGATGGTGCTCGACGAGCTGGCGTCGCGCACGCGGGGGTCCTTCAAGCGCCACCGCACGGGCGCGCGCACCGCCGAGGTCCGCCTCGGCGTCGCGCCCGGCGGGGCGCCGGGGCCGCGGGTCGTCCTCGCGGCGCCCACGTCCTACATGAACGTCTCCGGCGGCCCCGTGGCCGGACTGGCGAAGTACTTCGACGTCGACGTCGAGCACCTCGTCGTCGTCCACGACGAGCTCGACGTCCCCTTCGGCTCCGTGCGCCTCAAGCGCGGCGGCGGCGAAGGCGGCCACAACGGCCTCCGATCCATCTCCAAGTCGTTGGGCGACAAGGACTACGCCCGGGTGCGCGTCGGCATCGGCCGCCCGCCCGGCCGGCAGGACCCGGCCGACTTCGTGCTCAAGGAGTTCTCCAGCACGGAGAAGAAGGACATGCCGTTCCTGGTGATGGACGCCGCCGACGCGGTGGAGGAGCTCGTCATCAAGGGGTTCGAAGCGGCGCAGCAGAAGTTCCACGCCCCGGCTTGA
- a CDS encoding 50S ribosomal protein L25/general stress protein Ctc: MAETKLTAEVRTSFGKGAARTIRRASKIPAVVYGHGEAPVHVTLPGHETMIALRNSNVLLDIDVDGTSHLVLPKDVQRDPIKGFIEHVDLLVVRRGEKVTVDVPLHVEGDAAPETVVQQELNTLSVEADAAAIPTAVTVSVEGLTAGTHVAASDVTLPEGTTLAGDPEQLVVVITAAATAAQAEAELEALEADAGIVREEHTPVEGENA; the protein is encoded by the coding sequence ATGGCCGAGACCAAGCTCACCGCCGAGGTCCGCACCAGCTTCGGCAAGGGCGCCGCCCGCACCATCCGCCGCGCCAGCAAGATCCCCGCGGTCGTCTACGGCCACGGCGAGGCGCCGGTGCACGTGACGCTGCCGGGCCACGAGACCATGATCGCGCTGCGCAACTCCAACGTGCTGCTCGACATCGACGTGGACGGCACCTCGCACCTGGTGCTGCCGAAGGACGTCCAGCGCGACCCGATCAAGGGTTTCATCGAGCACGTCGACCTGCTCGTCGTGCGCCGCGGCGAGAAGGTCACCGTCGACGTGCCGCTGCACGTCGAGGGCGACGCCGCCCCCGAGACCGTCGTCCAGCAGGAGCTGAACACCCTCTCCGTCGAGGCCGACGCCGCCGCCATCCCCACCGCCGTCACCGTCTCCGTCGAGGGCCTGACCGCCGGCACGCACGTCGCGGCCTCCGACGTGACCCTCCCCGAGGGCACCACCCTCGCCGGTGACCCCGAGCAGCTCGTCGTCGTCATCACCGCCGCCGCGACCGCCGCCCAGGCCGAGGCCGAGCTGGAGGCCCTCGAGGCCGACGCCGGCATCGTGCGCGAGGAGCACACCCCGGTCGAGGGCGAGAACGCCTGA
- a CDS encoding ribose-phosphate diphosphokinase: MTGITTTGEKRMVLISGRAHPELAEEVSAALGAELVPTSAYDFANSEIYVRFEESVRGSDAFVIQSHTSNVNQWIMEHLIMVDALKRASAKRITVVAPFYGYARQDKKGRGREPISARLIADMFKTAGADRLMSVDLHTAQIQGFFDGPVDHLWALPLLADHVGKRVDRSNITIVSPDAGRVRVADLWSDRLGAPLAIIHKRRDPNVPNQVKVHEVVGDVEGRTCVLVDDLIDTAGTIVQAAEALKANGAADVIATATHAVLSGPAVDRLKNSPISELVVTNTLPISESQQFPQLKVLSIAPLLARAIREVFDDGSVTSLFDGHS, encoded by the coding sequence ATGACCGGAATCACCACCACGGGCGAGAAGCGGATGGTGCTCATCTCCGGACGGGCGCACCCGGAGCTCGCGGAGGAGGTGTCGGCCGCCCTGGGTGCCGAACTCGTCCCCACGAGCGCCTACGACTTCGCCAACTCCGAGATCTACGTCCGGTTCGAGGAGAGCGTCCGCGGCTCCGACGCGTTCGTCATCCAGAGCCACACCTCGAACGTCAACCAGTGGATCATGGAGCACCTGATCATGGTGGACGCGCTCAAGCGCGCGTCGGCCAAGCGGATCACCGTGGTCGCCCCGTTCTACGGCTACGCCCGCCAGGACAAGAAGGGCCGCGGGCGCGAACCGATCTCGGCCCGCCTCATCGCGGACATGTTCAAGACCGCCGGCGCGGACCGCCTCATGTCCGTCGACCTGCACACCGCCCAGATCCAGGGCTTCTTCGACGGTCCCGTCGACCACCTGTGGGCGCTGCCGCTGCTGGCCGACCACGTCGGCAAGCGCGTCGACCGCTCCAACATCACCATCGTGTCCCCGGACGCCGGGCGCGTGCGGGTGGCCGACCTGTGGTCGGACCGCCTCGGCGCCCCGCTGGCGATCATCCACAAGCGCCGCGACCCCAACGTGCCCAACCAGGTCAAGGTGCACGAGGTCGTCGGTGACGTCGAGGGCCGCACCTGCGTCCTCGTCGACGACCTCATCGACACCGCCGGCACCATCGTCCAGGCGGCCGAGGCGCTCAAGGCCAACGGCGCCGCCGACGTCATCGCCACCGCCACCCACGCCGTGCTGTCCGGCCCGGCGGTGGACCGGCTGAAGAACTCGCCGATCTCCGAGCTCGTGGTGACCAACACGCTGCCGATCAGCGAGTCCCAGCAGTTCCCGCAGCTGAAGGTGCTCTCCATCGCCCCGCTGCTGGCCCGCGCGATCCGCGAGGTCTTCGACGACGGGTCGGTCACCAGCCTGTTCGACGGCCACAGCTGA
- the glmU gene encoding bifunctional UDP-N-acetylglucosamine diphosphorylase/glucosamine-1-phosphate N-acetyltransferase GlmU, producing the protein MTTQPAVPAAVIVLAAGEGTRMRSATPKVLHPLGGRPLVGHALRAARGTAPEHLVVVLRHQADRVREALAGDFPSVLVALQDDVPGTGRAVQCALEALPADLSGTVLVTYGDVPLLSSATLQRLAGAHAAGGNAVTVLTALLADPTGYGRVLRDGTGVTGIVEQKDATAEQLAVREVNSGVYAFEAAALRESLGRVGRDNAAGEVYLTDVLSLVRAAGGRVEALALEDEWEIRGVNDRAQLADLAAEANRRTLRRWMLAGVTIADPATTWIDADVELAPDVTIRPGVQLHGTTRVATGAVVGPDSTLTDVEVGAGALVERTHGSSAVVGEGAQVGPFAFLRPGTRLGAEGKIGTFVETKNATIGRGSKVPHLSYVGDATIGEHSNIGAASVFVNYDGVNKARTTVGDHVRMGSDNMYVAPVTVGDGAYSGAGTVIRKDVPAGALAINVAPQRNLEGWTLAKRPGTPAAEAAQRANDESTGTTASTDREIQP; encoded by the coding sequence GTGACCACCCAGCCCGCCGTCCCCGCAGCTGTGATCGTCCTCGCCGCGGGCGAGGGCACCCGCATGAGGTCGGCCACCCCGAAGGTCCTGCACCCCCTGGGGGGTCGTCCGCTGGTCGGGCACGCCCTGCGCGCCGCGCGGGGGACCGCCCCCGAGCACCTCGTCGTCGTGCTGCGCCACCAGGCCGACCGGGTGCGGGAGGCGCTGGCCGGGGACTTCCCCTCCGTCCTCGTCGCCCTGCAGGACGACGTCCCCGGCACCGGCCGCGCCGTCCAGTGCGCGCTGGAGGCCCTCCCCGCCGACCTCTCCGGCACCGTGCTCGTCACCTACGGCGACGTGCCGCTGCTGTCGAGCGCGACGCTGCAGCGGCTCGCGGGCGCCCACGCCGCCGGCGGCAACGCCGTGACCGTGCTCACCGCGCTGCTGGCGGACCCCACCGGGTACGGCCGGGTGCTGCGCGACGGGACGGGCGTGACGGGGATCGTCGAGCAGAAGGACGCCACCGCCGAGCAGCTCGCCGTGCGGGAGGTCAACTCCGGGGTCTACGCCTTCGAGGCCGCGGCCCTGCGCGAGTCCCTCGGCCGGGTCGGGCGCGACAACGCCGCCGGCGAGGTCTACCTGACCGACGTCCTGTCCCTGGTCCGCGCCGCCGGCGGGCGGGTGGAGGCACTCGCCCTCGAGGACGAGTGGGAGATCCGCGGCGTCAACGACCGCGCCCAGCTGGCCGACCTCGCCGCCGAGGCCAACCGCCGCACCCTGCGGCGCTGGATGCTCGCCGGGGTCACGATCGCCGACCCGGCCACCACCTGGATCGACGCCGACGTCGAGCTCGCCCCCGACGTGACGATCCGTCCCGGGGTGCAGCTGCACGGGACCACCCGCGTCGCCACCGGCGCCGTCGTCGGACCCGACTCCACCCTCACCGACGTCGAGGTCGGCGCCGGGGCGCTCGTCGAACGCACCCACGGCTCCTCCGCGGTCGTCGGGGAGGGCGCGCAGGTCGGCCCCTTCGCGTTCCTGCGGCCGGGCACCCGGCTGGGGGCCGAGGGCAAGATCGGCACCTTCGTCGAGACGAAGAACGCCACCATCGGGCGCGGCTCGAAGGTGCCCCACCTCTCCTACGTCGGCGACGCCACCATCGGCGAGCACTCCAACATCGGGGCCGCGTCGGTCTTCGTGAACTACGACGGGGTGAACAAGGCCCGCACCACCGTCGGCGACCACGTGCGGATGGGCTCGGACAACATGTACGTGGCCCCCGTCACCGTGGGCGACGGCGCCTACTCCGGGGCCGGCACCGTGATCCGCAAGGACGTCCCCGCCGGGGCGCTCGCGATCAACGTGGCCCCCCAGCGCAACCTCGAGGGCTGGACCCTCGCCAAGCGCCCAGGAACTCCCGCCGCCGAAGCGGCGCAGCGGGCGAACGACGAGAGCACTGGCACCACCGCCAGCACGGACAGGGAGATCCAGCCATGA
- a CDS encoding TetR family transcriptional regulator: MTGGERREQLIGVGRGLFAAKGVEGTTVEEIAAAAGVSKPVVYEHFGGKEGLYAVVVDREIAALLGSITRSLSGRGSPRTLLERATIALLDYIEGSTDGFRILVRDSPVTQTTGTFASLLSDIARQVEHLLVDAFAARGYPPERSGMYAQMLVGMVAMTGQWWLDTREPDREEVAAHLVNLAWNGLTGLDAEPRLSARARDADEPEPPREHA; this comes from the coding sequence ATGACCGGCGGCGAGCGCCGGGAGCAGCTCATCGGGGTCGGGCGCGGCCTGTTCGCGGCCAAGGGCGTCGAGGGCACGACGGTCGAGGAGATCGCCGCGGCGGCGGGCGTGTCCAAGCCGGTCGTGTACGAGCACTTCGGCGGCAAGGAGGGTCTCTACGCCGTCGTGGTGGACCGGGAGATCGCCGCCCTGCTGGGGTCCATCACCCGCTCGCTGTCGGGGCGCGGCAGCCCGCGCACGCTGCTGGAGCGGGCCACCATCGCCCTGCTCGACTACATCGAGGGCTCCACCGACGGGTTCCGCATCCTGGTCCGCGACTCCCCCGTCACCCAGACCACGGGCACCTTCGCGAGCCTGCTCTCCGACATCGCCCGCCAGGTCGAGCACCTGCTCGTGGACGCGTTCGCCGCGCGCGGCTACCCCCCGGAGCGGTCGGGGATGTACGCCCAGATGCTCGTGGGCATGGTCGCCATGACCGGTCAGTGGTGGCTGGACACCCGGGAACCGGACCGGGAGGAGGTCGCGGCGCACCTGGTCAACCTCGCCTGGAACGGGCTGACGGGACTGGACGCCGAGCCGCGCCTGTCGGCGCGGGCCCGGGACGCGGACGAACCGGAGCCGCCGCGTGAGCACGCCTGA
- a CDS encoding MarR family transcriptional regulator — protein sequence MAAAGADEVDLIVAAWRREAPQLDVEPLEVLSRVARLARHLDRLRRGAFSAHGLETWEFDVLAALRRAGSPHELSPGQLLVETLVTSGTMTNRVDRLATRGLAERRPDPDDRRGVRVRLTPAGAAVVDAAMADLVRAEHRMLDVLPREERRALATLLRRVSAPFEQGS from the coding sequence GTGGCCGCTGCCGGCGCGGACGAGGTCGACCTCATCGTCGCCGCCTGGCGGCGGGAGGCCCCCCAGCTCGACGTCGAGCCGCTGGAGGTCCTCTCGCGCGTGGCCCGGCTGGCCCGGCACCTGGACCGGTTGCGTCGCGGCGCCTTCAGCGCCCACGGGCTGGAGACGTGGGAGTTCGACGTGCTCGCCGCGCTGCGGCGGGCCGGCAGCCCCCACGAACTGTCCCCCGGGCAGCTGCTGGTCGAGACGCTGGTGACCAGCGGGACGATGACCAACCGCGTGGACCGGCTCGCCACCCGCGGGCTGGCCGAGCGGCGCCCCGACCCCGACGACCGGCGCGGGGTGCGGGTCCGGCTCACCCCCGCGGGGGCCGCCGTCGTCGACGCCGCGATGGCCGACCTCGTCCGGGCCGAGCACCGGATGCTGGACGTCCTGCCCCGCGAAGAGCGCCGAGCGCTCGCGACGCTGCTGCGTCGCGTCTCGGCGCCCTTCGAGCAGGGTTCCTGA
- a CDS encoding sugar transferase: MADPVRRERLLVPRQRNSLGFAERTPAWQRTYVLKVVAVDALAAAFAAFVGFFARFNTSPANLETTSGRAVVACAVLLPVLWVVAMGALRTYEPRFLGVGSEEFHRVLTAALAFVALVGTTSWAFDLEIARGYVVVAFPIATLLTLIGRYALRQQLHAQRTRGEAGQTVVAVGHRAAVAGMARQLHRASYHGMRIVGACVPGGRGSAAEDAELDELGIPIIGSFDEVRHAVTSVDADVVLVTASPELDGPGLRRLGWELEATRADLLVAPALTEVIGPRVAIRPVCGLPLLHVERPELTGVRRLAKTTVDRVAAGTALVVLSPLLLVLALVIKFDSRGPVFFKQQRVGKDGKTFPMFKFRSMVTDAEKLLIDLRDATDGNGVLFKMKVDPRITRVGRVLRRYSIDELPQLINVLRGEMSLVGPRPPLQKEVDEYGYDMRRRLLVKPGLTGLWQINGRSDLDWDESVRLDVRYVENWSFTFDFMILWKTAGAVLRGRGAY, translated from the coding sequence GTGGCCGATCCCGTCCGGCGCGAGCGGTTGCTCGTCCCTCGTCAGCGCAACTCGCTCGGCTTCGCCGAGCGGACACCGGCGTGGCAGCGCACCTACGTCCTCAAGGTCGTCGCCGTCGACGCCCTCGCCGCCGCCTTTGCCGCCTTCGTCGGCTTCTTCGCCCGCTTCAACACCAGCCCGGCCAACCTGGAGACGACCTCCGGGCGCGCCGTGGTGGCCTGCGCGGTCCTGCTGCCGGTCCTGTGGGTCGTGGCCATGGGCGCCCTGCGCACCTACGAGCCGCGCTTCCTGGGGGTCGGCTCCGAGGAGTTCCACCGCGTCCTGACCGCCGCGCTGGCCTTCGTGGCGCTCGTCGGGACGACGTCCTGGGCCTTCGACCTCGAGATCGCCCGCGGCTACGTCGTCGTGGCGTTCCCGATCGCCACCCTGCTGACCCTGATCGGCCGCTACGCCCTGCGCCAGCAGCTGCACGCCCAGCGCACCCGCGGCGAGGCCGGCCAGACCGTCGTGGCCGTCGGCCACCGCGCCGCCGTCGCCGGCATGGCCCGCCAGCTGCACCGCGCCAGCTACCACGGCATGCGGATCGTCGGGGCCTGCGTCCCCGGCGGGCGGGGCAGCGCCGCCGAGGACGCGGAGCTGGACGAGCTCGGCATCCCGATCATCGGCAGCTTCGACGAGGTCCGGCACGCCGTGACCAGCGTCGACGCCGACGTGGTCCTCGTGACCGCCTCGCCCGAGCTCGACGGCCCCGGCCTGCGCCGGCTGGGCTGGGAGCTGGAGGCCACCCGCGCCGACCTGCTCGTCGCCCCGGCGCTCACCGAGGTCATCGGCCCGCGCGTGGCCATCCGGCCCGTCTGCGGCCTGCCGCTGCTGCACGTCGAACGACCCGAGCTGACCGGCGTGCGACGGCTGGCGAAGACGACCGTCGACCGCGTCGCGGCCGGCACCGCGCTCGTCGTGCTCAGCCCGCTGCTGCTCGTGCTGGCCCTGGTCATCAAGTTCGACAGCCGGGGCCCGGTGTTCTTCAAGCAGCAGCGCGTCGGCAAGGACGGCAAGACCTTCCCGATGTTCAAGTTCCGCTCGATGGTCACCGACGCGGAGAAGCTGCTCATCGACCTGCGCGACGCCACCGACGGCAACGGCGTGCTGTTCAAGATGAAGGTCGACCCGCGCATCACCCGCGTCGGCCGCGTCCTGCGCCGCTACTCGATCGACGAGCTGCCCCAGCTCATCAACGTCCTCCGCGGCGAGATGTCGCTGGTCGGGCCGCGCCCGCCGCTGCAGAAGGAGGTCGACGAGTACGGCTACGACATGCGTCGCCGCCTGCTGGTCAAGCCCGGTCTGACGGGGCTGTGGCAGATCAACGGCCGCTCCGACCTCGACTGGGACGAGTCGGTCCGCCTCGACGTGCGCTACGTCGAGAACTGGTCCTTCACGTTCGACTTCATGATCCTGTGGAAGACCGCCGGAGCCGTGCTGCGGGGCCGCGGGGCGTACTGA
- a CDS encoding ABC-F family ATP-binding cassette domain-containing protein, producing MANLISAEQLTVVHGSRTLLDGVSLGVSEGDRIGVVGRNGDGKSTLLRLLARTQEADGGRVTHTGGLRVAVLSQTDTLVPGATVREAVLGDQPAHAWASQSRVRDVVAGLLGDLEASDVGGLEAVVSTLSGGQRRRVALAALLAGDHDLVVLDEPTNHLDVEGVAWLAEHLRTRWPAGSGALLVVTHDRWFLDAVCERVWEVHDGVVDPYEGGYAAYVLTRAERSRVAAVTEERRQNLLRKELAWLRRGAPARTSKPRFRIDAANALIEDVPPLRDTVELAKMATTRLGKDVVDLEDVTLAFRGKTLLDRVTWRLGPGDRVGVVGVNGAGKSSLLRLVNGTQAPDAGRVRRGSTVVVATLTQEVLELEEVGELRALEAVDKVASHVRLGDRDVPAGQLLERLGFTAQRAWTRVDDLSGGERRRLQLLRLLMAEPNVLLLDEPTNDLDTDTLAAVEDLLDGWPGTLVVVSHDRYLLERITDRQVALLGDGAVRDLPNGVEEYLQRRAVLKAAGAARTVAAGRSAATAGRGAATPADGAAARAARKEMARLERQLEKLARREEQLHAQLAAQATDLAAVTALDAELRALTGERERIEESWLEVSELVE from the coding sequence ATGGCCAACCTCATCAGCGCCGAACAACTCACCGTCGTCCACGGCTCGCGCACCCTGCTGGACGGGGTGTCGCTGGGGGTCTCCGAGGGGGACCGCATCGGCGTCGTCGGCCGCAACGGCGACGGCAAGTCCACGCTGCTGCGCCTGCTCGCCCGCACCCAGGAGGCCGACGGCGGCCGCGTCACCCACACCGGGGGGCTGCGGGTGGCGGTGCTGTCCCAGACCGACACCCTCGTGCCCGGGGCCACCGTCCGTGAGGCCGTCCTCGGCGACCAGCCCGCCCACGCGTGGGCCTCGCAGTCGCGCGTGCGCGACGTCGTCGCCGGCCTGCTCGGCGACCTCGAGGCCTCCGACGTCGGCGGGCTGGAGGCGGTCGTCTCGACGCTGTCCGGCGGCCAGCGCCGCCGGGTGGCCCTCGCGGCGCTGCTGGCCGGCGACCACGACCTCGTCGTCCTCGACGAGCCCACCAACCACCTCGACGTCGAGGGCGTGGCGTGGCTGGCGGAGCACCTGCGCACCCGCTGGCCGGCCGGGTCGGGAGCGCTGCTGGTCGTGACCCACGACCGGTGGTTCCTCGACGCGGTCTGCGAGCGGGTCTGGGAGGTGCACGACGGGGTCGTGGACCCCTACGAGGGCGGGTACGCCGCCTACGTCCTCACCCGCGCCGAGCGCTCGCGGGTCGCGGCCGTCACCGAGGAGCGCCGGCAGAACCTGCTGCGCAAGGAGCTGGCCTGGCTGCGCCGCGGCGCCCCGGCCCGCACGAGCAAGCCGCGGTTCCGCATCGACGCCGCCAACGCCCTCATCGAGGACGTCCCCCCGCTGCGCGACACCGTCGAGCTGGCCAAGATGGCCACGACCCGCCTGGGCAAGGACGTCGTCGACCTCGAGGACGTCACCCTCGCCTTCCGCGGCAAGACCCTGCTGGACCGGGTGACCTGGCGGCTGGGCCCGGGCGACCGGGTCGGGGTCGTCGGGGTCAACGGCGCGGGGAAGTCCTCGCTGCTGCGGCTGGTCAACGGCACGCAGGCCCCCGACGCCGGGCGGGTCCGGCGCGGCTCGACCGTGGTGGTCGCCACGCTGACCCAGGAGGTCCTCGAGCTGGAGGAGGTCGGCGAGCTGCGGGCGCTGGAGGCGGTCGACAAGGTCGCCAGCCACGTCCGCCTCGGCGACCGCGACGTCCCCGCGGGCCAGCTGCTGGAGCGCCTGGGCTTCACCGCCCAGCGCGCCTGGACCCGCGTCGACGACCTCTCCGGCGGTGAGCGCCGCCGCCTGCAGCTGCTGCGGCTGCTGATGGCCGAGCCGAACGTCCTGCTGCTGGACGAGCCCACCAACGACCTCGACACCGACACCCTCGCGGCGGTGGAGGACCTGCTGGACGGCTGGCCGGGCACGCTGGTGGTCGTCAGCCACGACCGGTACCTGCTGGAGCGCATCACCGACCGGCAGGTCGCGCTGCTGGGTGACGGGGCGGTCCGCGACCTGCCCAACGGCGTGGAGGAGTACCTCCAGCGCCGGGCCGTCCTCAAGGCGGCGGGCGCCGCCCGCACCGTGGCCGCGGGCCGGAGCGCCGCGACCGCGGGCCGGGGCGCCGCGACCCCGGCGGACGGGGCCGCGGCGCGCGCCGCGCGCAAGGAGATGGCCCGGCTGGAGCGGCAGCTGGAGAAGCTCGCCCGCCGCGAGGAGCAGCTGCACGCCCAGCTCGCGGCCCAGGCCACCGACCTCGCGGCCGTCACGGCCCTGGACGCCGAGCTGCGGGCCCTGACGGGGGAGCGGGAGCGGATCGAGGAGAGCTGGCTGGAGGTCTCCGAGCTGGTGGAGTGA